Proteins from one Arthrobacter sp. Soc17.1.1.1 genomic window:
- the ku gene encoding non-homologous end joining protein Ku, with protein MRAIWKGAVAFGLVNVPVKVYSATEDHDIPLHQVHDEDGGRIRYQRRCEICGEVVDFKHIDKAYDDGEHTVVLTDEDLSSLPVERSREIEVVEFVPSDQIDPVMFDRAYYLEPDSTSTKAYVLLRRTLQETDRTAIVQFSLRQKSRLAALRVRGDVLMLQTLLWDDEVREASFPALEEKVRISAKEKQMSAALVDSFSTDFDPENFTDDYQVQLRTLIDAKIEKGDTIDTEETFGAVKDDDDGDNVLDLMEALRRSVEKNREKKAGAKKAAGTSKQKGA; from the coding sequence ATGAGAGCCATCTGGAAGGGAGCGGTCGCGTTCGGGCTGGTCAACGTGCCCGTCAAGGTCTACAGCGCCACCGAGGACCACGACATCCCCCTCCACCAGGTCCACGACGAGGACGGCGGCCGCATCCGCTACCAGCGCCGCTGCGAGATCTGCGGCGAGGTGGTCGACTTCAAACACATCGACAAGGCGTACGACGACGGCGAGCACACGGTGGTGCTGACCGACGAGGACCTCTCGTCCCTGCCGGTCGAGAGGAGCCGGGAGATCGAGGTGGTGGAGTTCGTGCCGAGCGACCAGATCGATCCGGTCATGTTCGACCGCGCGTACTACCTCGAGCCCGACAGCACCTCGACGAAGGCCTACGTCCTGCTGCGGCGCACGCTCCAGGAGACGGATCGCACCGCGATCGTGCAGTTCTCCCTCCGGCAGAAGAGCCGCCTGGCGGCGCTGCGTGTCCGCGGGGACGTGCTCATGCTCCAGACGCTGCTGTGGGACGACGAGGTGCGGGAGGCATCCTTCCCGGCCCTCGAGGAGAAGGTGCGCATCTCCGCCAAGGAGAAGCAGATGTCCGCGGCGCTGGTCGACTCCTTCTCCACCGACTTCGACCCCGAGAACTTCACCGACGACTACCAGGTCCAGCTGCGCACGCTGATCGACGCGAAGATCGAGAAGGGCGACACGATCGACACCGAGGAGACCTTCGGTGCGGTGAAGGACGACGACGACGGCGACAACGTGCTCGACCTCATGGAGGCCCTGCGCCGCAGCGTCGAGAAGAACCGCGAGAAGAAGGCCGGAGCCAAGAAGGCGGCCGGCACCTCCAAGCAGAAGGGCGCGTGA
- a CDS encoding ATP-dependent DNA ligase: MAPPRTARQQTVTVDGRTLRLSNLDKVLYPVTGTTKADVLAYYAAVAPHLIRHAQHRPVTRKRWVHGVGTPEAPGEMFFQKNIDDNAPAWVPRRAIQHKDHTNVYPLVEDLATLTWLGQIAALEVHVPQWRFTADGGRGNPDRLVLDLDPGTDAGLAECAAVARLARPILQGMGLEPFPVTSGAKGIHLYCALDGRQTSEQVSAVARELARALEADHPDLAVSDMKKALRPGRVLVDWSQNNANKTTVSPYSLRGRFEPTVAAPRAWEELDGEDLRQLDHAEVVQRLQESGDLLAPATPPPPPPTTDGGQVPGGAAAAPSDRLSTYRAMRDAAKTPEPVPDAVGPAGGTSFVIQEHHARRLHYDFRLEHDGVLVSWALPKGPPLTPSRNHLAVQTEDHPLDYGSFEGTIPDGEYGAGEVTIWDAGTYELEKWREGKEVICTLHGRADGGLARGGTAIRRYALINTGGGSNGKSNWLIHLMKDQPAEAQQNGGDTGDTGDTGAPASPATGARETRRTQQAPVPARPGPVVLRPMMATLGSEEAIPDPDAWSYEMKWDGVRCIAVVRDGAVTLTSRNGIDTTPVYPELQDLGDLVHAGSAVLDGEIVALDRRGRPDFGLLQTRMKLTHRAEIDAAREVTPVRLMLFDLLELDGTDLTGLEYRQRRELLERAVDPAEDGHVQVPPALDATLREAVEASRQLGLEGIMAKRVTSDYQPGARSSSWVKIKHLRTQEVVVVGWRPGKGTRASKVGSLLVAVPDGVDLRYVGRVGSGLTERDLAEVGARLKKLGRKTAPLADVPGIDASDAHWVRPALVGEVQYSEHTGTGRLRHPVWRGWRPDKTPSDVVVEL, translated from the coding sequence ATGGCTCCTCCGCGCACGGCCCGGCAGCAGACCGTCACCGTGGACGGACGCACGCTGCGTCTCTCCAATCTCGACAAGGTGCTCTACCCGGTCACGGGTACCACCAAGGCGGACGTTCTCGCCTACTACGCCGCCGTCGCGCCGCATCTCATCCGGCACGCGCAGCACCGGCCCGTCACCCGGAAGCGCTGGGTCCACGGCGTCGGGACCCCCGAGGCGCCCGGCGAGATGTTCTTCCAGAAGAACATCGACGACAACGCTCCCGCCTGGGTGCCGCGCCGCGCGATCCAGCACAAGGACCACACGAACGTCTACCCCCTGGTGGAGGACCTCGCAACACTCACCTGGCTGGGGCAGATCGCCGCGCTCGAGGTCCACGTGCCGCAGTGGCGTTTCACCGCGGACGGCGGCCGGGGCAACCCTGACCGCCTCGTCCTGGACCTCGACCCCGGGACGGATGCGGGCCTGGCAGAATGCGCGGCCGTGGCGCGGCTCGCGCGGCCGATCCTGCAGGGCATGGGCCTCGAGCCGTTCCCCGTGACCAGCGGGGCCAAAGGGATCCACCTCTACTGCGCCCTGGACGGCCGGCAGACCTCGGAGCAGGTGTCCGCCGTCGCGCGTGAACTCGCCCGGGCCCTCGAGGCCGACCATCCCGACCTCGCCGTCAGCGACATGAAGAAGGCGCTGCGTCCCGGCCGGGTGCTCGTCGACTGGAGCCAGAACAACGCGAACAAGACCACCGTGAGCCCCTACTCGCTCCGCGGGCGCTTCGAGCCCACCGTCGCCGCTCCACGGGCGTGGGAGGAGCTCGACGGCGAGGACCTGCGGCAACTGGACCACGCGGAGGTGGTGCAGCGCCTCCAGGAGTCCGGCGACCTCCTCGCCCCGGCGACCCCGCCCCCTCCACCCCCCACGACGGACGGCGGGCAGGTTCCCGGAGGCGCCGCAGCTGCGCCGTCGGACCGCCTGTCCACCTACCGCGCCATGCGGGACGCCGCGAAGACGCCCGAGCCCGTCCCCGATGCGGTGGGCCCTGCAGGAGGCACCAGCTTCGTGATCCAGGAGCACCACGCACGCCGCCTCCACTACGACTTCCGCCTGGAGCACGATGGCGTCCTCGTCTCGTGGGCCCTTCCGAAGGGACCGCCGCTGACGCCGAGCAGGAACCACCTGGCCGTCCAGACGGAGGACCATCCGCTGGACTACGGCTCGTTCGAAGGAACTATTCCTGACGGGGAATACGGTGCCGGCGAGGTGACCATCTGGGATGCCGGGACGTACGAGCTGGAGAAGTGGCGCGAGGGCAAGGAGGTCATCTGCACGCTCCATGGGCGGGCGGACGGCGGCCTGGCCAGGGGTGGGACGGCGATCCGCCGCTACGCGCTCATCAACACGGGCGGCGGATCGAACGGCAAGAGCAACTGGCTGATCCACCTCATGAAGGACCAGCCCGCGGAGGCGCAGCAGAACGGGGGCGACACCGGGGACACCGGGGACACCGGTGCGCCGGCGTCCCCGGCCACGGGAGCCCGCGAGACACGGAGGACGCAGCAGGCGCCGGTTCCCGCCCGGCCCGGACCGGTGGTCCTGCGGCCCATGATGGCCACCCTCGGTTCCGAGGAGGCCATCCCCGACCCCGACGCCTGGTCCTACGAGATGAAGTGGGACGGGGTGCGCTGCATCGCCGTGGTCAGGGACGGTGCGGTGACCCTGACCAGCCGCAACGGCATCGACACCACGCCCGTCTACCCGGAGCTGCAGGACCTCGGGGACCTCGTCCATGCCGGGAGCGCCGTGCTCGACGGCGAGATCGTAGCCCTCGACCGCCGCGGCCGCCCGGACTTCGGCCTGCTCCAGACGCGGATGAAGCTCACGCACCGGGCCGAGATCGACGCCGCCCGCGAGGTGACGCCCGTGCGCCTCATGCTCTTCGACCTGCTCGAGCTCGACGGCACCGACCTGACCGGGCTGGAGTACCGCCAGCGGCGCGAGCTGCTCGAGAGGGCCGTGGATCCCGCGGAGGACGGTCACGTGCAGGTGCCCCCGGCCCTCGATGCGACCCTCCGGGAAGCCGTCGAGGCGAGCCGGCAGCTGGGGCTGGAGGGGATCATGGCCAAGCGCGTCACGAGCGACTACCAACCCGGCGCGCGCTCGTCGTCGTGGGTGAAGATCAAGCACCTGCGCACGCAGGAGGTCGTGGTGGTGGGCTGGCGGCCGGGCAAAGGGACCCGCGCCTCGAAGGTGGGGTCGCTGCTCGTGGCCGTGCCCGACGGCGTGGACCTGCGCTATGTGGGCCGCGTGGGCTCCGGCCTGACGGAGCGGGATCTCGCGGAGGTCGGCGCCCGCCTGAAGAAGCTGGGCCGGAAGACCGCGCCACTCGCCGACGTGCCCGGGATCGACGCGTCGGACGCGCACTGGGTCCGGCCCGCCCTCGTGGGCGAGGTCCAGTACAGCGAACACACCGGTACAGGCCGCCTGCGGCATCCCGTCTGGCGGGGCTGGCGGCCGGACAAGACGCCGTCCGACGTCGTCGTCGAACTCTGA
- a CDS encoding SLC13 family permease has product MSAPLLSIIILAAMFLIATLLPINMGALAFVGAFLLGAVVLGMDTDDIIAEFPGGLFLTLVGVTYLFAIAQNNGTIDLLVQGAVKLVRNRVALIPWVMFLITAVITAVGALGPAAVAIMAPVALGFAARHRISPLLMGMMVVHGAQAGGFSPIAVYGVIVNDIVGESGFESSPLAVFLASFIFNLLIAVVLFVVLGGRKLMSSRMGEFIEEAAEARLNASPGMRRADVAYKGTGSGTYGPRDPAGDGVVATKSREDRISQPATILGLIALAVIALGFKVDVGFVAITIAVILALISPKAQSGAVNKIAWSTVLLICGMLTFVGVLQAAGTIEYVSDGVANLGMPLLAALLICYIGAVVSAFASSTAILAALIPLAIPFLETGAVGAVGVVCALAVSATIVDVSPFSTNGALVLANAPEGTDKDRFYRQILGYGAIVVVAGPLIAWLVLVVPGWL; this is encoded by the coding sequence ATGTCCGCTCCACTGCTCTCGATCATCATCCTCGCGGCGATGTTCCTGATCGCCACGCTCCTGCCCATCAACATGGGAGCCCTCGCCTTCGTGGGGGCCTTCCTGCTCGGCGCCGTCGTCCTCGGGATGGACACCGACGACATCATCGCCGAATTCCCCGGCGGGCTGTTCCTCACGCTCGTGGGGGTGACCTACCTGTTCGCCATCGCGCAGAACAACGGCACCATCGACCTCCTCGTGCAGGGCGCGGTGAAGCTCGTCCGCAACCGCGTGGCCCTCATCCCGTGGGTCATGTTCCTCATCACGGCCGTCATCACCGCCGTCGGTGCGCTCGGCCCGGCAGCGGTGGCGATCATGGCGCCCGTGGCGCTCGGCTTCGCGGCCCGCCACAGGATCTCCCCGCTGCTCATGGGCATGATGGTGGTCCACGGCGCGCAGGCCGGCGGCTTCTCGCCCATCGCCGTGTACGGCGTGATCGTCAACGACATCGTCGGCGAATCGGGCTTCGAGTCGAGCCCGCTGGCCGTCTTCCTCGCCAGCTTCATCTTCAACCTGCTGATCGCCGTCGTCCTGTTCGTCGTCCTCGGCGGACGCAAGCTCATGTCCTCCCGGATGGGCGAGTTCATCGAGGAGGCCGCCGAGGCCCGCCTCAACGCGAGCCCCGGCATGCGCCGCGCGGACGTCGCCTACAAGGGCACCGGCAGCGGGACGTACGGACCCCGCGACCCCGCGGGCGACGGCGTGGTGGCCACGAAATCACGCGAGGACCGCATCTCGCAGCCCGCCACCATCCTCGGCCTGATCGCGCTCGCCGTGATCGCCCTCGGGTTCAAGGTCGACGTCGGATTCGTCGCCATCACGATCGCCGTGATCCTCGCGCTCATCTCCCCGAAGGCCCAGAGCGGTGCGGTCAACAAGATCGCCTGGTCCACCGTCCTGCTCATCTGCGGCATGCTGACCTTCGTCGGGGTGCTGCAGGCCGCGGGAACCATCGAGTACGTGTCCGACGGCGTCGCGAACCTCGGCATGCCGCTGCTCGCCGCGCTGCTCATCTGCTACATCGGCGCCGTCGTCTCGGCCTTCGCCTCCTCGACCGCCATCCTCGCCGCCCTCATCCCGCTGGCCATCCCGTTCCTCGAGACCGGGGCCGTGGGAGCCGTCGGCGTGGTGTGCGCCCTGGCGGTGTCCGCGACGATCGTGGACGTCTCGCCGTTCTCCACGAACGGCGCCCTCGTGCTCGCCAACGCACCCGAGGGTACCGACAAGGACCGCTTCTACCGGCAGATCCTCGGGTACGGAGCCATCGTCGTCGTGGCTGGGCCGCTCATCGCATGGCTCGTCCTCGTGGTGCCCGGCTGGCTCTGA
- a CDS encoding carboxyl transferase domain-containing protein — MSAPARHLTARELIGAVLDAGSFTSWDGPAPTSAGPAYGEELRRAREKSGEDESVLTGEGLIHGRRVAVIVSEFTFLAGSIGAAAAHRITAAVRRATAERLPLLAGPASGGTRMQEGTPAFLSMVEITGAVRAHRQAGLPYLVYLRHPTTGGVMASWGSLGHVTVAEPGALLGFLGPRVYEALHGEPFPAGVQTAENLFDQGLIDAVVPPGQLAGIVDTALAVLLADPPELPEEPSTSSVQPGTADAWTSILISRNRRRPDLRRLLAYGARDVLPLNGTGQGEKDPGLLLALARFGSRPCIVLGHQRPRKPGDPGMGPASLREARRGMKLAEELGLPLLTVIDTAGADLSKAAEEGGLAGEIARSLHDLIGLASPSVSVLLGQGAGGGALALLPADSTIAAEHAWLSPLPPEGASAIVHRTVDRAPEMAEAQGVKVAALMARGVVDHVVDERPDAAEEGRAFCERMATAIEYELARVGALPAADRLERRAGKYRAGAG, encoded by the coding sequence GTGAGTGCTCCGGCACGGCACCTCACCGCGCGCGAGCTCATCGGCGCCGTGCTCGACGCCGGGTCCTTCACCTCGTGGGACGGCCCCGCCCCGACCTCCGCCGGCCCCGCCTACGGGGAGGAGCTGCGACGGGCCCGGGAGAAGAGCGGTGAGGACGAGTCGGTATTGACCGGGGAAGGCCTCATCCACGGCCGCCGGGTGGCCGTCATCGTCTCGGAGTTCACCTTCCTGGCGGGCTCGATCGGTGCCGCCGCGGCGCACCGCATCACGGCGGCCGTCCGCCGCGCGACCGCGGAGCGGCTACCCCTGCTCGCTGGCCCGGCGTCGGGCGGCACACGCATGCAGGAGGGGACACCCGCGTTCCTGTCGATGGTGGAGATCACCGGGGCGGTCCGCGCGCACCGGCAGGCCGGGCTCCCGTACCTCGTGTACCTCCGGCACCCGACGACGGGGGGCGTCATGGCGTCCTGGGGCTCGCTCGGCCACGTCACCGTCGCCGAGCCGGGGGCACTCCTCGGCTTCCTCGGGCCGCGCGTGTACGAGGCGCTCCACGGGGAGCCCTTCCCGGCGGGCGTGCAGACCGCGGAGAACCTCTTCGACCAGGGCCTCATCGACGCCGTCGTGCCGCCCGGGCAACTGGCCGGGATCGTGGACACGGCGCTCGCCGTCCTGCTCGCCGACCCGCCGGAGCTTCCCGAGGAACCCTCGACGTCGTCCGTGCAGCCCGGCACCGCGGACGCCTGGACCTCCATCCTGATCTCGCGCAACCGCCGCCGACCTGACCTCCGCCGCCTCCTCGCCTACGGTGCCCGGGACGTCCTGCCCCTCAACGGCACGGGCCAGGGGGAGAAGGACCCCGGACTGCTGCTCGCGCTCGCCCGCTTCGGGAGCCGGCCCTGCATCGTCCTCGGGCACCAGCGGCCCCGGAAGCCCGGCGACCCCGGGATGGGCCCGGCGTCGCTGCGCGAGGCACGCCGCGGGATGAAGCTCGCCGAAGAGCTCGGGCTGCCGCTGCTGACCGTCATCGACACCGCAGGCGCGGATCTCTCCAAAGCGGCGGAGGAGGGCGGGCTCGCCGGGGAGATCGCCCGGTCCCTGCACGATCTCATCGGTCTGGCCTCACCGTCGGTGTCCGTGCTGCTCGGGCAGGGCGCCGGCGGAGGGGCGCTCGCGCTGCTGCCGGCGGACAGCACCATCGCCGCGGAGCACGCCTGGCTCTCGCCCCTGCCGCCCGAGGGTGCGAGCGCCATCGTGCACCGCACCGTGGACCGGGCGCCGGAGATGGCGGAGGCGCAGGGCGTGAAGGTCGCGGCGCTCATGGCGCGCGGCGTCGTCGACCACGTGGTGGACGAGCGCCCCGATGCCGCCGAGGAGGGACGGGCGTTCTGCGAGCGGATGGCGACGGCGATCGAGTACGAGCTGGCGCGGGTCGGGGCCCTGCCGGCCGCCGACCGCCTCGAGCGGCGTGCGGGGAAGTACCGGGCAGGGGCGGGCTGA
- a CDS encoding SRPBCC domain-containing protein codes for MTSETVEPIVSKTTSDDGATVLRLEFQFAFPPTVLWKHLTEAEKLKYWFPCEMEFEPRAGEEILFRYADQKPLRGEVLEAERPTVLAYTWERDSLRWELARTADNGAQLVLLLTPGSPRHSATMAAGWHLTIAGLDDFLNKRSLGQDPALWDVYVARYREQFEDPDQG; via the coding sequence GTGACCTCCGAGACCGTAGAGCCCATCGTCAGCAAGACCACCAGCGACGACGGCGCCACCGTGCTGCGCCTGGAATTCCAGTTCGCATTCCCGCCGACCGTGCTGTGGAAGCACCTGACGGAGGCCGAGAAGCTGAAGTACTGGTTCCCCTGCGAGATGGAGTTCGAGCCGCGCGCAGGGGAGGAGATCCTGTTCCGGTACGCCGACCAGAAGCCCCTGCGCGGCGAGGTGCTGGAGGCCGAGCGGCCCACGGTGCTCGCCTACACGTGGGAGCGGGACAGCCTCCGCTGGGAACTCGCCCGGACCGCCGACAACGGCGCGCAGCTCGTGCTGCTCCTGACCCCGGGCAGCCCGCGGCACTCGGCCACCATGGCCGCCGGCTGGCACCTCACCATCGCCGGGCTCGACGACTTCCTGAACAAGCGCAGCCTCGGGCAGGACCCGGCGCTGTGGGACGTCTACGTGGCCCGGTACCGCGAGCAGTTCGAGGACCCGGACCAGGGCTAG
- a CDS encoding CaiB/BaiF CoA transferase family protein has protein sequence MSAEPTATTTTHRGGPLAGRLVVDLSRALAGPHAGMMLGDLGARVIKVETPGTGDDTRGWGPPFVGPEDDRQATYFLSCNRNKESIALDLKSDDGRSVLTELLRRADVVVENFRPGVLDRLGFSTDAMLELNPGLVILSITGFGHDGPEATRSGYDQIVQGEAGLMSVTGPDPDNPQRVGVPIADLLSGMYGAYGAVAALLERERTGRGQVVRTSLLAAIIGVHAFQGTRTTVAGEVPRAQGNHHPSIAPYGLFNCRGGKVQISVGSERLWSTFSSTFGIAARPEFASNADRVRNRDQLIGVVEDAFSAYEAEPLLAKLNEAGIPAGKVRTLDEVYAWDQVHSQGLLLTVQHPVLGDIALPGPPLRFFDGAAETTPAGHTAPPLLDGDGDAIRAWLASTSGGPRA, from the coding sequence ATGAGCGCCGAACCGACCGCCACCACCACGACCCACCGCGGGGGGCCCCTGGCCGGCCGCCTCGTCGTCGACCTCAGCCGGGCGCTCGCCGGGCCGCACGCCGGCATGATGCTCGGGGACCTGGGCGCGCGGGTGATCAAGGTCGAGACGCCGGGCACGGGCGACGACACGCGCGGGTGGGGGCCGCCGTTCGTTGGTCCCGAGGACGACCGCCAGGCCACCTACTTCCTGTCCTGCAACAGGAACAAGGAATCCATCGCCCTCGACCTCAAGAGCGACGACGGCAGGAGCGTCCTCACGGAACTGCTGCGCCGCGCGGACGTGGTCGTCGAGAACTTCCGCCCCGGCGTCCTCGACCGCCTCGGTTTCTCCACCGACGCCATGCTCGAGCTCAACCCGGGCCTCGTCATCCTCTCCATCACCGGGTTCGGCCACGACGGCCCCGAGGCGACGCGCAGCGGGTACGACCAGATCGTGCAGGGCGAGGCCGGGCTGATGTCCGTCACGGGGCCGGACCCGGACAATCCGCAGCGCGTCGGGGTGCCCATCGCCGACCTGCTGTCCGGCATGTACGGGGCCTACGGCGCCGTCGCCGCACTGCTGGAGCGGGAACGCACCGGCAGGGGACAGGTGGTCCGCACCTCCCTGCTGGCCGCGATCATCGGCGTCCACGCGTTCCAGGGCACCCGCACCACCGTCGCGGGGGAGGTGCCGCGCGCGCAGGGCAACCACCACCCGTCGATCGCACCCTACGGGCTGTTCAACTGCCGCGGCGGCAAGGTACAGATCAGCGTGGGCAGCGAGCGGCTGTGGTCCACGTTCTCCAGCACGTTCGGCATCGCTGCCCGCCCCGAGTTCGCGTCCAACGCCGACCGCGTGCGGAACCGGGACCAGCTGATCGGCGTCGTCGAGGACGCGTTCTCGGCCTACGAGGCGGAACCGCTGCTCGCGAAGCTCAATGAGGCGGGCATCCCCGCGGGCAAGGTACGGACCCTCGACGAGGTCTACGCCTGGGACCAGGTGCACTCGCAGGGCCTCCTCCTCACCGTGCAGCACCCGGTCCTCGGTGACATCGCCCTGCCCGGGCCGCCGCTGCGGTTCTTCGACGGCGCCGCCGAGACCACTCCGGCCGGCCATACCGCGCCGCCCCTGCTCGACGGCGACGGCGACGCCATCCGCGCCTGGCTCGCCTCCACCTCCGGCGGACCCAGGGCGTGA
- a CDS encoding phosphoketolase family protein: protein MSGLDVQGLDAWWRAANYVSVGQIYLRDNALLTRPLAGEDVKARLLGHWGTTPGLNFVYTHLNRVIAERAQEMLFIAGPGHGGPAVVANAWLEGTYSEVYSSIGTDGAGLNALFRQFSYPGGIPSHAAPESPGSIHEGGELGYALMHAYGAVFDNPDLVAVAVVGDGEAETGPLATSWHSHSFVNPAVDGAVLPILHLNGYKIANPTVLARMPEEQLRQLMYGYGYEPHFVTVTDPSATEAAHRDFAAVLDACIDDIHAIQDTARTSPAGTDAGAARWPMIVLRSPKGWTGPAVVDGNPVEGTWRSHQVPLTEIHSNEEHLHQLEDWMRSYDPGSLFTEAGELRPEIAALAPDGDLRMSATPYANGGRLLRDLVLPSYADHAVEVSHPGTEKVSPMITVGGYLRDVIERNPHNFRLFGPDETASNRLSAVYEVTDKVWQPRLEDVDEHLARAGRVMEVLSEHLCQGWLEGYLLTGRHGVFNCYEAFVHIVDSMFNQFAKWLKVHRTLPWRQPIASFNYMLSSHVWQQDHNGFSHQDPGFIDHVMNKKADIIRVYLPPDANTMLAVTRHCMTTRDTVNVIVTGKQPTPTWLGPEEALLHVTRGIGILDFAGSEESGVEPDVVLGCAGDVPTLEAVAAAGLLKAAIPGLKIRVVNVVDLMRLQDSSEHPHGLSTRDFDTLFTTSKPVVFAYHGYPWLIHRLTYRRTNHANLHVRGYKEEGTTTTPFDMAMLNQIDRFQLAMDVIDRVPALGATQARFRQDLQDQRQRAWQYTRDAGKDLGSITGWTLDESSPDDAT, encoded by the coding sequence ATGAGCGGTCTCGATGTCCAGGGCCTGGACGCGTGGTGGCGGGCAGCCAACTACGTCTCCGTCGGCCAGATCTACCTGCGGGACAACGCGCTGCTGACGCGCCCGCTCGCCGGTGAGGACGTGAAGGCGCGGCTGCTCGGGCACTGGGGCACCACGCCCGGGCTGAACTTCGTCTACACCCACCTGAACCGCGTGATCGCCGAGCGCGCGCAGGAGATGCTGTTCATCGCGGGTCCCGGCCACGGCGGACCCGCGGTGGTGGCCAACGCCTGGCTCGAAGGGACGTACTCCGAGGTCTACAGCAGCATCGGCACGGACGGTGCAGGGCTCAACGCCCTGTTCCGGCAGTTCAGCTACCCCGGCGGCATCCCGTCGCATGCCGCTCCCGAATCCCCCGGGTCCATCCACGAGGGCGGTGAACTGGGATACGCGCTCATGCACGCCTACGGGGCCGTCTTCGACAACCCCGACCTCGTCGCGGTCGCGGTGGTGGGCGACGGCGAGGCGGAGACCGGACCGCTGGCCACGAGCTGGCACTCGCACAGCTTCGTGAACCCGGCGGTCGACGGCGCCGTACTGCCCATCCTGCACCTCAACGGCTACAAGATCGCCAACCCGACCGTCCTGGCCCGCATGCCCGAGGAGCAGCTCCGACAGCTGATGTACGGATACGGGTACGAGCCGCACTTCGTCACGGTGACCGACCCGTCCGCCACGGAGGCCGCGCACCGGGACTTCGCCGCCGTCCTCGACGCCTGCATCGACGACATCCACGCCATCCAGGACACGGCCCGCACCTCCCCGGCCGGGACCGATGCGGGCGCGGCCCGGTGGCCCATGATCGTGCTGCGGTCGCCGAAGGGCTGGACCGGCCCGGCAGTGGTCGACGGGAATCCCGTGGAGGGGACCTGGCGCTCCCACCAGGTGCCGCTCACGGAGATCCACAGCAACGAGGAGCACCTGCACCAGCTCGAGGACTGGATGCGGTCCTACGATCCGGGGTCGCTCTTCACGGAGGCCGGGGAACTGCGACCCGAGATCGCCGCGCTCGCCCCGGACGGCGACCTGCGGATGAGCGCCACGCCCTACGCCAACGGTGGCCGGCTCCTCCGCGACCTCGTGCTGCCCTCCTACGCCGACCACGCCGTGGAGGTGTCGCATCCGGGCACGGAGAAGGTGAGCCCGATGATCACCGTGGGCGGCTACCTCCGCGACGTCATCGAGCGCAACCCGCACAACTTCCGCCTGTTCGGTCCGGACGAGACGGCGTCGAACCGCCTCTCGGCCGTGTACGAGGTGACGGACAAGGTCTGGCAGCCGCGCCTCGAGGACGTCGACGAGCACCTCGCGCGGGCCGGCCGGGTCATGGAGGTGCTGAGCGAACACCTGTGCCAGGGATGGCTCGAGGGCTACCTGCTGACGGGACGCCATGGGGTGTTCAACTGCTACGAGGCGTTCGTGCACATCGTCGACTCGATGTTCAACCAGTTCGCGAAGTGGCTGAAGGTGCACCGCACCCTGCCGTGGCGGCAGCCCATCGCCTCGTTCAACTACATGCTCTCCAGCCACGTCTGGCAGCAGGACCACAACGGCTTCTCCCACCAGGACCCCGGCTTCATCGACCACGTGATGAACAAGAAGGCGGACATCATCCGCGTCTACCTGCCGCCGGACGCGAACACGATGCTCGCGGTGACCCGGCACTGCATGACGACCCGGGACACCGTCAACGTGATCGTCACGGGCAAGCAGCCGACCCCGACCTGGCTCGGCCCCGAGGAGGCGCTGCTGCACGTCACCCGCGGCATCGGCATCCTCGACTTCGCCGGTTCCGAGGAGTCCGGCGTGGAGCCCGACGTCGTCCTGGGCTGCGCGGGTGACGTGCCCACACTCGAGGCCGTGGCCGCCGCGGGACTGCTGAAGGCGGCCATCCCCGGGCTGAAGATCCGCGTGGTCAACGTCGTGGACCTCATGCGCCTGCAGGACAGCTCCGAGCACCCGCACGGACTGTCCACCCGGGACTTCGACACGCTGTTCACGACGTCGAAGCCCGTGGTCTTCGCGTACCACGGCTATCCGTGGCTCATCCACCGGCTGACCTACCGGCGCACCAACCACGCGAACCTGCACGTGCGCGGGTACAAGGAGGAAGGGACCACCACCACGCCGTTCGACATGGCGATGCTGAACCAGATCGACCGGTTCCAGCTGGCCATGGACGTGATCGACCGCGTGCCGGCCCTCGGCGCCACCCAGGCCCGGTTCCGGCAGGACCTCCAGGACCAGCGGCAGCGCGCCTGGCAGTACACGCGCGACGCCGGGAAGGACCTCGGGTCCATCACGGGATGGACCCTCGACGAGTCCTCACCCGACGACGCCACGTAA